In Meiothermus ruber DSM 1279, the following proteins share a genomic window:
- a CDS encoding phage tail protein gives MPGSEIDLVPVRLYEEWLPELAPPWLQGPKGKALLAGWGQGLDEFASLAATGVLARWAALAPEDALNRLGAERGLTRYPGESLEAWRTRVLGAWEFWQWAGTEYGIQLALAQLGYNSAIVPVRNYDNNRWSEFDVYLYASTRSYDGSQEEKSRILGIINQIKPAHTRIGSVRYVPNGPLNWNPAGLNWNPAGQVWGQPPIVLYP, from the coding sequence ATGCCGGGCTCGGAGATTGATCTGGTTCCAGTGCGCCTCTACGAGGAATGGCTGCCCGAGCTGGCCCCACCCTGGCTGCAGGGCCCCAAAGGCAAAGCCCTACTCGCCGGCTGGGGCCAGGGGCTGGATGAGTTTGCCTCGCTTGCCGCAACCGGCGTACTGGCCCGCTGGGCCGCCCTGGCGCCGGAAGATGCCCTGAATCGCCTGGGCGCCGAGCGCGGGCTTACGCGATATCCGGGGGAAAGCCTCGAGGCCTGGCGTACCCGAGTGCTGGGAGCCTGGGAGTTTTGGCAATGGGCGGGCACCGAGTATGGTATACAGCTCGCTCTGGCGCAGCTGGGCTACAACAGCGCGATCGTGCCGGTGCGCAACTACGACAATAACCGGTGGAGCGAGTTTGACGTGTACCTCTACGCTAGCACCCGCAGCTATGACGGCTCCCAGGAAGAGAAAAGCCGCATCCTGGGGATTATCAACCAGATAAAACCGGCTCACACACGCATAGGCAGCGTGCGCTACGTGCCTAATGGCCCATTGAACTGGAACCCGGCGGGGCTGAACTGGAACCCCGCCGGACAGGTTTGGGGGCAACCCCCAATCGTGTTGTACCCATAG